A window from Triticum aestivum cultivar Chinese Spring chromosome 6D, IWGSC CS RefSeq v2.1, whole genome shotgun sequence encodes these proteins:
- the LOC123140926 gene encoding uncharacterized protein: MTASRRLLPPSPAAPLSPLEVEDLLIEILLRLSPLPSSLPRASAVCKRWRHLISDPDFLVRFRLHHRPNPPLLGFFVTDWMRCLIGFLPLVRPGVPDLVRTNCFCQNHQILSCRHGLLLIFLVKESQFQVWDPVTGVRHLIDPPPAQSLPAWVNGEVLRDARDDDHFKIVLADVEGPRAIACVYSSETSKWGDLVSAVLPPRASIGGPPAMKFSRMNALLVEKSLYWLLFDVPTNFSEAFRGVLCASSILEFDVERQSLSVDRVPANLHHPKDHEISVIKERGVGLCLLIV; encoded by the coding sequence ATGACggccagccgccgcctcctcccgccgtcGCCGGCGGCGCCCCTGTCGCCGCTGGAAGTGGAGGATCTGCTCAtcgagatcctcctccgcctctcTCCGCTGCCCTCGTCTCTCCCCCGCGCCTCCGCCGTCTGCAAGCGCTGGCGCCACCTCATCTCCGACCCGGACTTCCTCGTCCGcttccgcctccaccaccgccccaACCCTCCCCTCCTCGGTTTCTTCGTCACGGATTGGATGCGCTGCCTCATCGGCTTCCTGCCTCTTGTGCGCCCCGGCGTCCCCGATCTCGTCCGCACCAATTGCTTCTGCCAGAACCACCAGATCCTCAGCTGCCGCCATGGCCTCCTACTCATCTTCCTCGTCAAGGAGTCCCAGTTCCAGGTGTGGGACCCCGTCACCGGCGTCCGCCACTTGATCGACCCCCCTCCAGCACAGAGTCTGCCAGCTTGGGTCAACGGAGAGGTGCTTCGAGATGCGAGAGACGATGACCATTTCAAGATTGTTCTGGCGGATGTTGAGGGTCCGCGAGCAATCGCCTGCGTCTACTCGTCGGAGACCAGCAAGTGGGGTGATCTCGTCTCAGCGGTTCTTCCACCCAGGGCTTCCATCGGCGGCCCTCCTGCCATGAAGTTCTCCAGGATGAATGCCCTGCTTGTTGAAAAATCTCTTTATTGGCTTCTCTTTGACGTGCCGACGAACTTTAGTGAGGCCTTCAGGGGCGTTCTTTGTGCAAGTAGCATCCTTGAATTTGATGTGGAGAGGCAGAGCCTAAGCGTGGATCGTGTGCCAGCAAACCTACACCACCCCAAAGACCATGAGATTTCCGTGATCAAAGAAAGGGGTGTTGGACTTTGTTTACTCATCGTGTGA